One Gimesia aquarii DNA segment encodes these proteins:
- a CDS encoding glycosyltransferase: protein MFVLATLSSICLLSFALLYVYWGQRCIRLYQNQTSNSDYTPVATVILSVRGNDPFLTDCLKGLLNQDYPNYTVKIIVDHLSDPAWKLVDQYLQNQRHSHCEVSVRENHSGGCGLKNASLVQALSELDDDVEVVAWLDSDVVPHQSWLRDLVAPLQDPQVGVTSGIRWYAPRDTNVGTLVRHAWNAAAVIQVLSLEIAWGGSIALSRAVFQNPHLQNSFSKMMWEDSGLKSIASELNKELAFAPAATMVNAESTSFSSCFQFITRQLLNARFYHAKWSFIATVGLTNAIAQTMLILLAVFFLTQGNLLWAGISAGVLVFSGVCVTAIIYRMSSLIHQLVRDRGEEFQRRPLRTAAVLWLTIYVYCAALITAIRTKTIDWRGVSYHVPSPFEVQITHYEPYRKPIAMSEQLELENISL from the coding sequence ATGTTTGTCCTGGCAACATTAAGCAGCATCTGTCTGCTGAGCTTTGCGCTGCTGTATGTGTATTGGGGGCAGCGATGCATCCGCTTATACCAAAACCAGACTTCCAATTCTGACTATACGCCTGTTGCGACCGTTATTTTATCAGTCCGAGGAAATGACCCGTTTCTCACAGATTGTTTAAAGGGATTGCTGAACCAGGATTATCCAAACTACACTGTCAAGATTATCGTCGATCACCTCAGTGATCCGGCTTGGAAGCTTGTCGATCAATATTTACAAAACCAGAGGCACTCGCACTGCGAGGTCAGTGTTCGTGAGAACCATTCCGGAGGCTGCGGCTTAAAAAATGCCTCGCTCGTCCAGGCATTGAGCGAATTAGATGACGATGTGGAAGTGGTCGCCTGGTTGGATTCCGATGTGGTGCCGCATCAAAGCTGGCTGAGAGATTTAGTGGCACCACTTCAAGATCCACAAGTTGGCGTGACATCCGGAATCCGCTGGTATGCACCCCGTGATACGAATGTAGGAACTCTCGTCCGGCACGCCTGGAATGCGGCAGCAGTGATTCAGGTGCTGTCACTGGAAATCGCCTGGGGAGGTTCGATTGCACTCAGCCGTGCCGTTTTTCAAAATCCACACCTGCAAAATTCCTTCTCAAAAATGATGTGGGAGGACTCTGGGCTGAAATCCATTGCTTCCGAATTAAATAAAGAATTAGCCTTCGCACCAGCTGCCACAATGGTTAATGCAGAATCGACCTCCTTTTCCTCCTGTTTTCAGTTTATCACCCGGCAATTATTAAATGCCCGCTTCTACCACGCCAAGTGGTCGTTCATTGCAACCGTTGGTTTAACAAATGCCATTGCACAGACGATGCTCATATTGCTAGCAGTGTTTTTTCTAACTCAGGGAAATTTACTCTGGGCAGGAATTTCGGCTGGTGTCTTAGTTTTCAGCGGCGTTTGTGTGACTGCGATCATATATCGTATGAGTTCATTGATTCATCAACTCGTGCGCGACCGGGGAGAAGAATTTCAACGCCGTCCTCTCCGCACGGCGGCCGTACTGTGGTTAACGATTTATGTGTATTGCGCTGCATTGATTACTGCCATCAGAACCAAAACAATCGACTGGCGCGGCGTGAGCTACCATGTGCCTTCCCCATTCGAAGTTCAGATTACACATTACGAACCGTATCGGAAACCCATTGCGATGTCGGAACAACTCGAACTCGAAAATATTTCTCTTTGA
- a CDS encoding TlpA family protein disulfide reductase — MVQADDKPKRTPTAYGLLYNEWEADRDALENDSTPNNIEELKKRKLALRKTYTHKFLELAKKHTTDDLWLGCFIWVSVHGEPGPDLDAMMDLLHRYGNKVDNRFQLQMLMSELTKVKSDRLNPALSEIIKNNISDQVRGAALYALAARTKKLAEHTGSLDGCKQAETLLLQVIDNYPDIATYRGKTGENAKKLLKGIRGPVAIGKLAPELIGKDIDGASFKLSDERGKVIVLSFSGHWCAPCRAMHPIEKELLKKYPRENFNLIEINSDEQKNLKKVAEKTKNDGLTWKLIVDGSNGPISEAWNVTSWPTFYILDQKHQIRHRGVGNLGQDLTAWVDKLIDEPRE, encoded by the coding sequence GTGGTCCAAGCGGATGATAAGCCAAAACGCACGCCAACGGCATATGGCCTGCTTTACAATGAGTGGGAAGCAGATCGTGATGCTCTGGAAAATGATTCTACCCCCAATAATATTGAAGAATTAAAGAAACGTAAGCTGGCTTTGCGAAAGACATACACTCACAAATTCCTGGAACTCGCAAAGAAGCACACTACCGATGACCTCTGGCTTGGTTGCTTCATTTGGGTTAGTGTGCATGGTGAACCAGGACCCGATCTTGATGCTATGATGGATTTACTGCATCGTTATGGAAATAAAGTCGACAATCGGTTTCAACTACAAATGCTCATGTCGGAGCTGACCAAAGTCAAATCAGACCGCCTCAATCCAGCGCTTTCTGAAATCATAAAAAACAACATCTCAGATCAAGTACGCGGCGCCGCACTTTATGCACTTGCTGCACGTACTAAGAAATTAGCAGAGCATACCGGTTCACTAGACGGCTGCAAGCAGGCAGAAACGCTGCTACTGCAGGTGATCGATAATTATCCTGACATAGCAACATATCGCGGCAAAACCGGCGAAAATGCCAAGAAATTACTCAAAGGAATCAGAGGGCCTGTGGCCATCGGAAAGTTGGCTCCTGAATTGATAGGGAAAGATATAGATGGTGCTTCATTCAAACTCTCTGATGAACGTGGAAAAGTTATCGTACTGTCATTCTCTGGTCATTGGTGTGCTCCGTGCCGAGCAATGCATCCGATAGAAAAAGAACTACTCAAGAAATATCCACGAGAGAATTTTAATCTTATTGAAATTAATAGTGACGAGCAGAAAAATCTTAAAAAGGTCGCAGAAAAGACGAAAAATGACGGGCTCACGTGGAAGCTTATTGTTGATGGTTCAAATGGCCCAATCTCTGAGGCCTGGAATGTAACTTCGTGGCCCACCTTCTACATCCTTGATCAAAAACATCAGATTCGTCACAGGGGAGTGGGCAACCTTGGACAGGACCTCACAGCGTGGGTAGATAAATTAATTGATGAACCAAGAGAATAA
- a CDS encoding Nramp family divalent metal transporter — protein MNDQQPINPFKRILRSLGPAIITASVVLGPGSILSASKIGHTYAYQMIWVLVIAVIMMIAMTALSARLGIQLEGTICDELAKRAGRPIAIATGIILFLIAACFQFSNNLGVLAAVEPFIDDGSNLSLGIIIGMNAFIIMALYGFKHLYGLIEKLMKLLVGIMMVAFAINLFQVKPDWLAALSGFIPSIPEGTFDTILPKWDAGADKVTDQMTPLVALYATTFSVAGAFYQSYLVRQKGWTRDNLKQGLIDSTLGISALGLITMMVLITAATVLYQNPDVTALNSVSDVAKSLEPAFGKSAMVIFSLGIFAGAFSSFLVNAMIGGSILADGFGLGGYIDQKWPKLFTVFALLVGMAVAIYTKTMGQKPVGLIIFAQSLTVLGIPMLAVAMLWLATRADMKGKNAIPAWMKILGFVGLISSVFLALRTAVKLLLPLING, from the coding sequence ATGAATGATCAACAGCCCATTAATCCCTTCAAGCGCATTCTCAGAAGTCTCGGTCCGGCGATTATTACTGCTTCGGTGGTACTGGGACCGGGAAGTATTCTCTCTGCCTCGAAGATTGGCCATACCTATGCTTATCAAATGATCTGGGTGTTGGTGATCGCAGTGATCATGATGATTGCGATGACGGCGCTGTCGGCCCGGTTGGGTATTCAATTGGAAGGGACCATTTGTGATGAACTGGCAAAGCGAGCCGGTCGCCCGATTGCGATCGCGACAGGCATTATTCTATTTTTGATCGCCGCCTGTTTCCAATTCAGTAATAACCTGGGTGTACTGGCCGCGGTGGAGCCCTTCATTGACGATGGCAGTAATCTCTCATTAGGAATTATCATCGGCATGAATGCCTTCATCATCATGGCGCTGTATGGCTTCAAACATCTATACGGTCTGATTGAAAAGCTGATGAAGTTGTTAGTCGGCATCATGATGGTTGCGTTTGCCATCAATCTGTTTCAGGTCAAGCCGGACTGGTTGGCGGCGCTGTCGGGTTTCATACCATCAATTCCTGAAGGAACATTCGATACGATTCTGCCAAAGTGGGATGCAGGAGCAGACAAAGTCACGGACCAGATGACGCCCCTGGTCGCCTTGTATGCAACGACTTTTTCCGTAGCGGGTGCATTTTATCAATCGTACCTGGTACGGCAAAAAGGCTGGACCAGAGATAATCTGAAACAGGGCTTAATCGATTCCACGCTCGGGATCAGTGCGCTGGGTTTGATTACGATGATGGTGCTGATCACAGCTGCTACAGTTCTGTATCAGAATCCGGATGTGACTGCTTTGAACTCCGTGTCTGATGTGGCAAAGAGTCTGGAGCCCGCGTTTGGTAAATCGGCGATGGTCATTTTCTCGCTGGGGATTTTCGCGGGTGCCTTCAGTTCCTTTCTGGTGAACGCGATGATTGGTGGCTCGATTCTGGCCGATGGTTTCGGATTGGGTGGCTACATCGATCAAAAGTGGCCTAAGCTGTTCACCGTGTTTGCTTTGCTGGTGGGAATGGCTGTCGCTATTTACACAAAAACAATGGGGCAAAAACCGGTGGGCCTGATTATCTTCGCGCAATCACTGACTGTATTAGGTATTCCAATGCTGGCAGTTGCAATGCTGTGGCTGGCGACCCGCGCCGATATGAAAGGCAAAAACGCGATTCCCGCCTGGATGAAAATCCTGGGCTTCGTGGGTCTGATCTCGTCTGTTTTTCTGGCGCTCAGAACAGCCGTAAAACTGTTACTACCATTGATTAATGGGTAG
- a CDS encoding NADPH-dependent FMN reductase, with product MQNVTIIATSLNPKSKSQILARQMESHLIADGVECQLFDLRDLNIEMCGTNESWGNEDIARIAESVKQASHVVFAVPIYCYDVNSAAKNIIELTGRSFTNKVISFLCSAGGGGSYMSVMSFANHLMLDFRSVIVPRFLYTQDSDWSEEGTLDESIQERFELLINDMWMIQVDASLAE from the coding sequence ATGCAAAATGTCACTATTATCGCGACCAGTTTAAATCCCAAATCGAAATCTCAAATTCTTGCGCGTCAAATGGAGTCACATCTTATTGCCGACGGGGTCGAGTGCCAGTTATTTGATCTCCGTGATTTGAATATCGAAATGTGCGGTACGAATGAGAGTTGGGGAAATGAGGACATTGCCAGGATCGCTGAGTCGGTGAAGCAGGCTTCCCACGTTGTATTTGCCGTACCGATCTATTGTTATGACGTGAACTCCGCAGCCAAAAATATCATAGAATTGACGGGCCGTTCGTTCACAAACAAGGTCATCAGCTTCCTCTGTTCTGCAGGCGGCGGCGGTAGCTATATGTCAGTGATGTCATTCGCTAATCACTTGATGCTCGATTTTCGTTCGGTGATTGTCCCTCGTTTTCTGTATACACAGGACTCAGACTGGTCAGAAGAGGGAACGCTCGATGAATCAATCCAGGAGCGGTTTGAATTATTGATCAACGACATGTGGATGATTCAAGTCGACGCGTCACTCGCGGAATGA
- a CDS encoding transposase, translated as MMNDPFTYFITWTTYGTWLPGDQRGWRKTSKGNQQPQPLLEEWSRNQMNEPPVLLNQLQRNKVETVCYEHAQIRGWLVHAINVRSNHIHVVVTANLAPKKIRDQFKANATRVLRQHPDPVKSGKVWTRGRDIQIVDAGENSLERVIVYIDEPQDRKNRDK; from the coding sequence ATGATGAATGACCCATTCACGTATTTCATTACATGGACTACCTACGGGACATGGCTTCCCGGGGATCAACGTGGATGGAGAAAAACGAGTAAAGGCAATCAACAACCTCAGCCTTTGCTTGAAGAATGGAGTCGAAATCAAATGAACGAACCACCCGTTCTATTGAATCAACTCCAGCGTAACAAAGTAGAAACAGTTTGTTATGAACATGCCCAAATTCGTGGCTGGCTAGTACATGCTATCAATGTACGTTCCAATCATATTCATGTAGTTGTTACTGCTAATTTGGCACCGAAAAAAATTCGTGATCAATTTAAGGCAAATGCAACACGTGTTTTACGTCAACATCCGGACCCTGTAAAAAGTGGAAAAGTATGGACGCGAGGAAGAGACATTCAGATTGTAGATGCAGGAGAGAACAGCCTGGAACGTGTTATAGTCTACATCGATGAACCACAAGACCGAAAAAATCGCGACAAATGA
- a CDS encoding polysaccharide pyruvyl transferase family protein, with protein sequence MFDLTAIHRRLFYTLFALLLLFSSTQAAEPKQKTILIRSGWQTVNIGDIGHTPGTLRYLETYLPDVKVILWLHKTTDDVTAMLQKRFPNVQIVQGRLNSRGKANNPEFQKAFDESDLFLYNSGMHFNQFWKPPTYVIEACTATNKPFCLYGQSFDGFAPEQEDEMSKLLSRAAAIYTRDVESFYYLRKIGVTSPSLAFGPDGCFGIDVRDDEKANAYLKAHDLAPKEFITVTLRSNTPKIGAKKGTVMNPTKPSKADLAQNELWTKKLRELITDWVRKSGKKVLLAPEVNKEIIHAKTMILDKLPEDVKPYVVNRDPFWNVDEAASVYSQAIAVVSMEPHSCIIALAMGTPTMHLASPRHGLKRWMFRDIGISEWLFDIDADPASQFTTALLKIDAKPKLAKSKVNRAMHTVNTRSKEMMGELSEVLTR encoded by the coding sequence GTGTTTGACCTGACTGCAATCCATCGTCGTCTCTTTTATACTCTGTTCGCACTCCTGCTATTGTTCTCATCAACCCAGGCAGCCGAACCCAAACAAAAAACCATTCTGATCCGCTCCGGATGGCAAACTGTCAACATCGGAGATATCGGGCATACACCCGGCACACTCCGTTACCTGGAAACATATTTGCCAGACGTCAAAGTCATTCTCTGGTTACATAAGACAACAGACGATGTCACTGCCATGCTCCAGAAACGTTTTCCTAATGTGCAAATCGTACAAGGCAGACTCAACTCACGCGGCAAAGCCAACAATCCGGAATTTCAGAAAGCCTTCGATGAAAGCGACCTCTTTCTCTACAATTCCGGCATGCACTTCAACCAATTCTGGAAACCCCCGACCTATGTGATTGAAGCCTGCACCGCGACGAACAAGCCATTCTGTCTGTACGGTCAATCCTTCGATGGCTTTGCTCCCGAACAGGAAGACGAAATGAGTAAGCTGCTATCCCGCGCCGCGGCCATTTATACTCGCGATGTGGAATCGTTCTATTACCTTCGTAAAATTGGTGTTACATCCCCGTCGCTTGCGTTCGGGCCGGACGGCTGTTTTGGCATTGATGTTCGCGACGATGAAAAAGCCAACGCCTACCTCAAAGCCCACGACCTGGCACCCAAAGAATTTATCACTGTCACTCTCCGCAGCAATACGCCCAAAATTGGAGCGAAGAAGGGAACTGTGATGAACCCCACCAAACCGAGCAAAGCAGACCTCGCACAGAATGAACTCTGGACAAAAAAGCTTCGTGAACTCATCACCGACTGGGTTCGCAAGAGCGGTAAGAAAGTACTTCTGGCCCCTGAAGTCAATAAAGAAATCATCCATGCAAAAACGATGATTCTGGACAAACTTCCCGAAGACGTGAAGCCATACGTTGTCAACCGCGATCCGTTCTGGAATGTTGACGAAGCCGCCTCAGTTTATTCCCAGGCCATCGCCGTCGTCTCGATGGAACCTCATTCCTGCATCATCGCCCTCGCCATGGGCACACCGACAATGCATCTGGCCAGCCCCCGCCACGGCCTGAAACGCTGGATGTTTCGCGACATTGGCATCTCCGAATGGTTATTCGATATCGACGCTGATCCCGCGTCACAATTCACAACAGCGCTGTTAAAAATCGACGCCAAACCAAAACTGGCAAAATCCAAAGTCAATCGAGCCATGCACACAGTCAATACCCGCTCGAAAGAAATGATGGGAGAGTTGAGCGAAGTTCTGACTCGGTAA
- a CDS encoding sigma 54-interacting transcriptional regulator codes for MNKQGILERAVLFTCGILAIIYSVIVLGFVTTSPDLRLRAMLDSVEAGPGQSVPAGIEIKATPGIEKTGSAPAPKATDILTKIGNEPIRTFLDFSQTLNELRSIDLPPGGQLQPNSDPSELDVPFMVEIQDSGRYIKIEYWSTEQKLARSAWIKIQSIPAADVAISLLWFSLEIVILAIGAFAFWMRPFDRTTRIFFIMGTITLVAFIGGYNWWIIAGTLALNVPFVIAAVLIPAITLHFFITYPRVIPWLAQHPIGLLRTVYSIPVATTLLLVGCLTYLWSTSNIGDNESTPIEYPQHVIQVVYVLRWTVYAYISIAGLYYLATLAALFYGYLKSQNAYERNQLKWIALAGLISTIPVGYSLYLAEFDRTQFALGGAGIPMFLASVSFMVAFVVGIIRYRLMLIEQIISRGMLFYVVSAGISIVYATVISLGSLLGTQLNRAPSTNQAVSVFLVMLLAISLLLWSRDRIQRFIDRRFFRQKYQLDKALKRMNRAVGRLGDQRSIADRMLTSCREVLQVKNAAIYLLNPDRTQFELLTGFQIENAPSTVPCNSELLEALEGELAFQRIATGLLKEVSPAQHLLRLLGFDFIYNLELDGEFAGFVALGQRVSGSPYSAEDLTFLNAMGQITSIALHSTKIHQDLRRLNEEMRIKVEKIDDQRRLVSILQSELTNSQEISERSATTHDIQRGLIKGNSPAIRAVMETVRKVANSESTVFIRGESGTGKELLAQAVHENSGRRESPLVRVNCAALSPSLLESELFGHKKGAFTGAHEDRIGRFEMAHGGTLFLDEIGDISLDTQVKLLRVLQERAFERVGGSETIHVDVRLITATHQNLEKRINEGLFREDLYYRLNVISITLPPLRERREDIFELAFYFLQRTAHRIGKRITHIDPDAIEVLERAHWPGNIRQLENVIERAVVLAEEEVITLKDLPADLIEGKKRLPTRVIETKPVVSETTRRLPLSDVEVITFPGSQNQLDDNLSEPEKLRMALSECRGNKAQAARMLGMPRSTYFSKLKKYGIS; via the coding sequence ATGAATAAACAAGGGATTCTAGAACGAGCTGTTTTATTCACATGCGGTATTTTGGCCATCATCTACAGCGTGATCGTTTTAGGCTTCGTAACCACCAGTCCTGATCTTCGTCTGCGAGCCATGTTGGATAGTGTCGAAGCGGGACCAGGACAATCCGTTCCTGCAGGAATCGAAATCAAAGCAACTCCGGGAATTGAAAAAACCGGCTCTGCACCTGCTCCAAAAGCAACCGATATTCTTACCAAAATCGGCAATGAGCCTATTCGGACATTCCTTGATTTCTCACAAACACTCAACGAATTAAGGAGCATCGACCTCCCTCCAGGCGGTCAGTTGCAACCCAATTCAGACCCTTCAGAACTCGATGTTCCATTTATGGTCGAAATTCAAGATAGCGGCCGGTATATCAAAATTGAGTATTGGAGTACTGAACAGAAGCTGGCCAGATCTGCCTGGATAAAAATCCAATCCATCCCAGCAGCGGATGTTGCCATTTCACTACTTTGGTTTTCGCTGGAAATTGTGATCCTGGCAATTGGAGCATTTGCATTTTGGATGCGCCCTTTTGACCGGACAACACGTATCTTTTTTATCATGGGAACTATCACACTTGTCGCCTTTATTGGCGGGTACAACTGGTGGATTATCGCGGGAACTCTGGCTCTCAATGTTCCCTTTGTAATTGCAGCCGTACTAATCCCTGCGATTACACTTCACTTTTTTATTACTTATCCTCGCGTGATCCCCTGGTTAGCACAGCACCCTATCGGTTTACTCCGCACTGTTTACTCAATCCCGGTTGCCACAACCCTCCTGCTCGTAGGATGCCTGACATATTTGTGGAGTACTTCGAATATTGGCGACAATGAATCGACTCCCATCGAATATCCGCAACATGTGATTCAAGTCGTTTATGTTCTGCGTTGGACCGTTTATGCTTATATCAGTATTGCCGGGCTCTATTATCTCGCCACTCTTGCAGCATTATTTTATGGTTATCTCAAAAGCCAGAATGCCTACGAACGAAACCAGTTGAAATGGATCGCCCTCGCCGGATTGATCTCAACAATCCCCGTTGGATATTCACTTTACCTGGCTGAATTTGACCGCACTCAGTTTGCTCTGGGCGGTGCGGGAATTCCGATGTTTCTGGCAAGCGTTTCCTTTATGGTTGCCTTCGTCGTGGGAATCATTCGATATCGACTCATGTTGATCGAACAGATTATCAGCCGGGGTATGTTGTTTTATGTGGTGAGTGCGGGTATCTCAATCGTCTACGCCACTGTGATCTCTCTCGGTTCACTTCTAGGCACACAATTGAATCGAGCCCCCAGTACAAATCAGGCTGTGTCTGTATTCCTGGTGATGTTACTTGCCATTTCTCTGTTGTTATGGTCTCGCGACCGAATTCAACGTTTCATTGACCGACGTTTCTTCCGACAGAAATATCAGCTTGATAAAGCGTTAAAACGTATGAATCGTGCAGTCGGACGGCTAGGCGATCAACGATCCATTGCCGATCGAATGCTCACATCCTGTCGTGAAGTGCTCCAGGTAAAAAATGCCGCTATTTATTTACTCAACCCCGATCGTACGCAGTTCGAATTACTGACCGGTTTTCAAATCGAAAATGCACCTTCAACGGTTCCCTGCAATTCTGAACTGCTGGAAGCTCTGGAAGGCGAACTCGCTTTCCAGCGCATTGCAACTGGTCTTTTAAAAGAAGTCTCTCCAGCGCAACATTTGTTGCGTTTGCTGGGATTTGATTTCATTTACAATCTTGAGTTAGATGGAGAATTTGCCGGATTCGTAGCGCTGGGCCAACGAGTATCGGGTAGCCCCTACTCTGCTGAAGATCTCACATTTTTGAACGCCATGGGGCAGATAACCAGCATCGCGCTACACAGCACAAAAATCCATCAAGACCTGCGACGTCTCAATGAAGAAATGAGAATCAAAGTCGAAAAGATTGATGATCAACGCAGGCTCGTATCGATCTTGCAGTCTGAGTTAACCAATTCACAAGAGATTTCCGAGCGTAGCGCTACGACTCACGATATCCAGCGTGGGCTGATTAAAGGCAACAGTCCGGCTATTCGCGCGGTCATGGAAACGGTCCGCAAAGTGGCTAATTCTGAATCAACGGTTTTCATCCGAGGCGAAAGTGGGACCGGTAAGGAACTCCTGGCACAAGCCGTTCATGAAAATAGTGGCAGACGCGAAAGCCCGCTTGTGCGAGTCAATTGTGCCGCACTTTCTCCTAGCTTGTTAGAAAGTGAATTATTCGGTCATAAAAAAGGTGCTTTTACCGGCGCACACGAAGATCGAATCGGTCGCTTTGAAATGGCGCATGGAGGGACGTTATTCCTTGATGAGATTGGTGATATTTCACTCGATACCCAGGTCAAACTCTTACGTGTCTTGCAGGAACGTGCATTCGAACGAGTTGGTGGATCGGAAACGATCCATGTAGATGTTCGTCTCATCACTGCAACTCACCAAAATCTGGAAAAACGAATTAACGAAGGCTTGTTTAGAGAAGATTTGTATTATCGTCTCAACGTCATCAGTATCACGCTTCCCCCTTTAAGGGAACGACGTGAAGATATTTTTGAACTCGCGTTTTACTTTCTCCAACGCACTGCACATCGTATCGGCAAACGGATCACTCACATCGATCCTGACGCCATTGAAGTCCTCGAACGTGCCCACTGGCCTGGAAATATTCGTCAGTTGGAAAATGTCATCGAGCGTGCTGTCGTTCTTGCTGAAGAAGAAGTCATCACGCTCAAAGACTTGCCCGCAGATTTAATAGAAGGAAAAAAACGATTACCAACCCGCGTCATCGAAACCAAACCAGTGGTATCAGAAACAACGCGCCGACTCCCCTTGTCTGACGTGGAAGTCATCACCTTCCCCGGCAGTCAAAACCAGCTCGATGACAACCTATCCGAACCTGAAAAATTGAGAATGGCATTATCAGAATGTCGAGGCAACAAAGCACAGGCTGCCCGCATGCTGGGTATGCCGCGCAGTACTTATTTCAGCAAGCTCAAAAAATATGGCATCAGTTAG
- a CDS encoding class I SAM-dependent methyltransferase, with translation MKDSKTRFSDRVENYTKYRPGYPPQVLELLKTECGLSPNSLIADIGSGTGISTRLFLDHHNTVYGVEPNAEMRAAAEAFLKDYPQFHSIDATAEQTHLPADIIDFIIAGQAFHWFQPDRTKQEFQRILKPQGWVVLIWNERLVDTTPFLIAYEKMLLEFATDYQQINHTNITLAELEQFFDPHPIEHLTLPNHQIFDFPALKGRLLSSSYCPNLGEAGYEEIMKRLQEIFEENQTEGKIMFEYKTTLYFGHVK, from the coding sequence ATGAAAGATTCGAAAACCCGCTTTTCTGACCGTGTTGAAAATTACACCAAATATCGCCCTGGATATCCCCCACAAGTACTGGAGCTGTTAAAAACAGAATGTGGATTATCTCCCAATTCGCTGATTGCAGACATCGGATCAGGTACCGGAATTTCAACCAGGCTTTTTCTCGACCATCACAATACCGTCTATGGCGTGGAACCAAATGCAGAAATGCGAGCGGCGGCAGAAGCGTTTTTAAAAGACTATCCTCAATTTCATAGCATCGACGCAACTGCCGAACAAACTCATTTGCCAGCTGACATTATTGATTTCATCATCGCAGGTCAGGCATTTCATTGGTTCCAACCTGATCGAACAAAACAGGAATTTCAACGAATTCTCAAACCCCAGGGCTGGGTCGTATTAATCTGGAACGAAAGGCTTGTTGACACAACACCCTTTCTGATCGCATACGAAAAGATGCTTCTTGAATTTGCTACTGATTATCAGCAAATCAATCACACGAATATAACTCTGGCTGAACTCGAACAGTTCTTTGATCCACATCCGATTGAGCATCTCACATTACCCAATCACCAAATCTTCGATTTCCCTGCTCTCAAAGGACGTCTACTCTCTTCTTCCTATTGCCCGAACCTCGGAGAAGCGGGTTATGAAGAGATTATGAAACGCCTGCAGGAAATTTTTGAGGAAAATCAAACTGAAGGAAAAATCATGTTCGAATACAAAACAACTTTGTACTTTGGCCATGTTAAATAA
- a CDS encoding alpha/beta hydrolase: MDLIYTGKVTGALSQQLVETYADSLKDPIAAEKTDEFTSWKILYATNRSPETNSEGMTRYANEYGTELAYGAGQVQISRKNKSDLKTKVIQTLWQGAPAPEGQVKIASLTPANEAPFFENLNTLIERSPQKDVFLFVHGFNVNFSSSLTRAAQIANDLPFNGAIICYSWPSQGGVEKYLLDGEVANASVEPMAHFLESLVNSVPPGTKINLMVHSMGNRVVMRALNRLPEHFTKIKSFQNVILAAPDVGVSEFKELAPAIIAQSNRVTLYSGSGDVALVASKAVNQERRAGDSREPLIMEGIETIDVSAVDTSFMSHSYYGSNRAVLSDLFSLIKQDTSASNRKWLISKSYLGMNYWAFDKEPPEIKKVRSTSL, translated from the coding sequence ATGGATTTGATCTACACCGGAAAAGTAACTGGGGCTTTGTCCCAGCAACTGGTAGAAACCTATGCTGATTCTCTCAAAGATCCAATCGCCGCGGAAAAAACAGATGAATTTACGAGCTGGAAAATTCTGTATGCTACAAATCGGTCACCCGAAACAAATTCTGAGGGTATGACTCGCTACGCAAATGAATACGGAACTGAGTTGGCATACGGTGCAGGCCAGGTGCAAATATCTCGAAAGAATAAAAGTGACCTGAAAACCAAGGTGATACAAACATTATGGCAGGGAGCACCTGCTCCGGAAGGGCAGGTCAAAATCGCTTCATTAACTCCAGCAAATGAAGCGCCTTTTTTTGAAAATTTAAACACGCTGATAGAACGTTCGCCCCAAAAAGATGTCTTCCTGTTCGTCCACGGATTTAACGTCAACTTTTCAAGTTCTCTCACGCGTGCCGCTCAAATTGCCAATGATCTCCCCTTCAATGGCGCTATTATCTGTTACAGTTGGCCTTCACAGGGAGGGGTAGAAAAATATCTACTCGACGGAGAGGTCGCTAACGCAAGCGTTGAACCGATGGCTCATTTTTTGGAATCATTAGTGAATTCGGTACCTCCGGGAACAAAAATCAATCTCATGGTGCACAGTATGGGAAACCGTGTTGTGATGCGTGCCTTGAACCGTTTACCAGAACACTTTACAAAAATAAAATCATTTCAAAATGTAATCTTAGCTGCTCCTGATGTCGGTGTTTCTGAATTCAAAGAACTAGCCCCTGCCATTATCGCGCAATCAAACCGTGTCACACTCTATTCAGGCTCCGGGGATGTCGCGCTGGTAGCATCTAAGGCAGTCAACCAGGAGCGCAGGGCGGGGGATTCCCGTGAACCGCTTATTATGGAAGGCATTGAAACGATTGATGTCTCTGCAGTCGATACCAGCTTTATGAGTCACTCCTATTATGGCAGTAACCGCGCTGTATTGAGCGACCTCTTCTCACTGATTAAACAAGATACTTCGGCCTCAAATCGAAAATGGCTCATTTCTAAAAGCTATCTCGGCATGAACTATTGGGCCTTTGATAAAGAACCACCTGAAATCAAAAAAGTCCGCTCAACCAGCCTTTGA